The following DNA comes from Agromyces mangrovi.
CCTACTACGTGAACCAGGTCATCGTCGGCGTCGTGCTCAACGTGCTGGTCATCGGCGTCACGAGCTTCCTGTTCTCGCAGGTGCTCGCGCCCAACACGGCCCTGCTGAATTCGCCCACGCGGTTCCAGACGCTGCCGATCCCGGTCCTCGGCGACATCCCGCTGATCGGGCCGATCTTCTTCCGGCAGACCCTCGTCGTGTACATCATGTACATCGCCGTGTTCCTCGTCTGGTGGGGCATGTTCCGCACCAAGTGGGGCCTGCGCCTCCGCGCGGTCGGCGAGCACCCGCAGGCCGCCGACACGGTCGGCATCAAGGTCGCCGCGACCCGGTACTGGAACATGCTGCTGGCGGGCGCGATCGCCGGCATCGGCGGCAGCTTCTTCACGCTGGTCTCGGTGCCCGCGTTCAACCGCGAGATGACGGCGGGTGCCGGCTTCATCGCGCTGGCGGCGGTCATCTTCGGCAAGTGGGATCCGATCCGGGCGACGCTCGCCGCGCTGCTGTTCGGCTTCGCGTCGAACCTGCAGGGCATCCTCGGCGTCATCGGTTCGCCGGTGCCGAGCCAGTTCATGCTGATGCTGCCGTACCTGGTGACGATCTTCGCGGTCGCCGGCCTGGTCGGCCGCTCGCGTCCGCCCGCCGCATCCGGCATACCGTACGAGAAGCAGTGACGACATGACCCTCCCCGATGCCTCGGCCGTCGACTGGACGGCGCTGCGGCAGGCCGCATCCGCCGCCATGTCGAAGGCGTACGTGCCCTACTCGAAGTTCCCGGTCGGTGCGGCGGCCATCGCCGACGACGGCCGCATCGTGAGCGGCTGCAACATCGAGAACGCCTCGTACGGCGTCACCCTCTGCGCCGAGTGCTCGCTCGTCTCCGAGCTGATCATGAGCGGCGGGGGCGGCTCACGGCGTTCGCGTGCGTCGACGGCAACGGCGCAGTGCTCATGCCGTGCGGTCGGTGCCGACAGCTGCTGTACGAGCACTCGGCCGAGGGGATGCTGCTGGACACCGTCTCGGGCATCCGCACGATCGACGCGGTGCTGCCCGACGCGTTCGGCCCGCGGCAGCTCGACGAGTACCGGTCGGCCGGCGAGGCGTAGCCCGCCGCCGACGACACACCGGCGTCCGTGGTGACGCCAGCACCACACGAAGGAGCACCACCGTGGCATCCGTCGAGGCGTTCGACGCCGTCGATCTCATCCGCACCAAGCGCGACGGCGGCGAGCTGTCGGGCGACGCCATCGCGTGGCTCGTCGACGCCTACACGCGCGGCTACGTCGCCGACGAGCAGATGTCGGCCATGACCATGGCGATCTTCCTCAACGGCATGAGCCGCACGGAGATCCGCGACCTCACGATGGCGATGATCGCGTCGGGGGAGCGGATGGACTTCTCCGGCCTCGGCAAGCCGACGACCGACAAGCACTCCACCGGCGGCGTCGGCGACAAGATCACGCTGCCGCTCATGCCGCTCGTCGCGACCTTCGGCGTCGCAGTGCCGCAGCTGTCG
Coding sequences within:
- a CDS encoding ABC transporter permease; amino-acid sequence: MVGLLGGALGLAVPIIFGALGGVIGERVGVVNIAIEGQLLAGAFSAAVVSSITGVPLAGMVAAMVAGMLVALVLSVFAITYYVNQVIVGVVLNVLVIGVTSFLFSQVLAPNTALLNSPTRFQTLPIPVLGDIPLIGPIFFRQTLVVYIMYIAVFLVWWGMFRTKWGLRLRAVGEHPQAADTVGIKVAATRYWNMLLAGAIAGIGGSFFTLVSVPAFNREMTAGAGFIALAAVIFGKWDPIRATLAALLFGFASNLQGILGVIGSPVPSQFMLMLPYLVTIFAVAGLVGRSRPPAASGIPYEKQ